A single region of the Serinus canaria isolate serCan28SL12 chromosome 1, serCan2020, whole genome shotgun sequence genome encodes:
- the LOC103824470 gene encoding olfactory receptor 51G2-like, giving the protein MEHDSHTPWEFNGSFHQPSAFLMMGIPGLEALHPWISIPFCALYLSALLGNCVILFIIRRTPSLHEPMYYFLCMLAITDLGLALCTLPTTLGLFWFGVRRIGFDACLAQMYFIHILSFIESSVLLAMAFDRFVAISHPLRHPAILTRGTVLKIGLAIVLRGVLSLLPIPFLLKRLTYCGRTELSHSFCFHPDIMNLACADIKVNVFYGMIILLSTVGTDFVFIVLSYILIIRTVLSLTTREECLKALNTCVSHICAVLVFFIPMIGLSMIHRFGRNVPPLVNTLVAYTYLIIPPALNPVIYSIKSTHIRQALRRALCRKRGSHW; this is encoded by the coding sequence atggagcatgACTCACACACCCCGTGGGAATTCAATGGCTCCTTCCATCAGCCTTCAGCTTTCCTCATGATGGGCATCCCGGGCCTGGAAGCCCTTCACCCCTGGATCTCCATCCCCTTCTGTGCCCTCTACCTCTCTGCTCTCTTGGGGAACTGCGTGATCCTGTTCATCATCAGGAGGACCCCGAGCCTGCACGAGCCCATGTACTACTTCCTGTGCATGCTGGCCATCACGGAcctggggctggccctgtgCACCCTGCCCACCACCCTGGGCCTCTTCTGGTTCGGCGTGCGCCGCATCGGCTTCGACGCCTGCCTGGCGCAGATGTACTTCATCCACATCCTGTCCTTCATCGAGTCCTCCGTGCTGCTGGCCATGGCCTTCGACCGCTTCGTGGCCATCTCGCACCCGCTGCGGCACCCGGCCATCCTCACCCGCGGCACCGTGCTGAAGATAGGCCTGGCCATCGTGCTCAGGGGCGTGCTCTCGCTGCTGCCCATCCCCTTCCTGCTCAAGAGGCTGACCTACTGCGGCAGGACGGAGCTGTCCCACTCCTTCTGCTTCCACCCCGACATCATGAACCTGGCCTGCGCCGACATCAAGGTCAACGTCTTCTACGGCATGATCATTCTGCTGTCCACGGTGGGCACGGACTTCGTCTTCATCGTGCTGTCCTACATCCTCATCATCAGAACCGTGCTCAGCCTCACCACCAGGGAGGAGTGTCTGAAGGCTCTGAACACCTGCGTGTCCCACATCTGCGCTGTGCTGGTGTTCTTCATCCCCATGATCGGGCTGTCCATGATCCACCGCTTCGGGAGGAACGTCCCTCCCCTCGTGAACACCTTGGTGGCCTACACCTACCTCATCATCCCCCCTGCCCTCAACCCCGTCATCTACAGCATCAAATCCACCCACATCCGCCAGGCTCTGCGCAGGGCCCTCTGCAGGAAGCGGGGCTCTCACTGGTAG
- the LOC127059914 gene encoding hemoglobin subunit epsilon-like isoform X2, whose amino-acid sequence MVHWSAEEKQLITSVWAKVSVEECGAEALARLLIVYPWTQRFFSDFGNLSSPTAITGNPKVRAHGKKVLTSFGEAIKNLDNLKGTYSKLSELHCDKLHVDPENFRESFQPQQSPKPIQRHTWLIQSCSSAAHPEDFTQPQPNFSASYRQKRKASSNLMAFHKV is encoded by the exons ATGGTGCACTGGTCGGCCGAGGAGAAGCAGCTCATCACCAGCGTGTGGGCCAAGGTCAGCGTGGAGGAATGCGGCGCCGAGGCCCTGGCCAG gctgctgatCGTCTACCCCTGGACCCAGAGGTTCTTCTCTGACTTCGGGAACCTGTCCAGCCCCACGGCCATCACCGGCAACCCCAAGGTGCGTGCCCATGGCAAGAAGGTGCTGACCTCCTTCGGGGAGGCCATCAAGAACCTGGACAACCTCAAGGGCACCTACTCCAAGCTGTCCGAGCTGCACTGCGACAAGCTGCACGTGGACCCCGAGAACTTCAGG GAGAgcttccagccccagcagagccccaagCCCATCCAGAGGCACACCTGGCTCATCCAGTCCTGCTCATCTGCAGCACACCCTGAAGATTTCACACAACCCCAACCTAATTTTTCTGCATCATatagacagaaaagaaaggcttcCTCAAATCTTATGGCCTTCCACAAGGTATAG
- the LOC103824469 gene encoding olfactory receptor 51E2-like: MGAMPFSNSSGLSPSFLLAVLPGLEGAHSWLAAALCSAYALAVLANGAVLLAVRAERGLHAPMGFLLCMLAAIDLALASATVPRTLCLYWLGSREIGFGACLTQMFLIHALSAAESTVLLAMAADRYVAICHPLRHAAVPSGRATAAVGLLALARGVLFFLPLPLLLLPLPFCGRRLLSHSFCLHQDVMNLACADTAPSVVYGLAAILLVMGLDAVLICLSYLLILRAVLRLAAWRERLKVFSTCIAHICVVLAFYVPLIGLSVVHRFGKDLAPLVHIVMGNIYILVPAVLNPIIYGVRTKQIQRRILSLIHVTDRAPR, translated from the coding sequence ATGGGGGCCATGCCCTTCTCCaacagctctgggctcagcccGTCCTTCCTGCTGGCCGTCCTGCCGGGGCTGGAGGGAGCGCACTCCTGGCTGGCCGCGGCGCTCTGCTCGGCCTACGCGCTGGCCGTGCTGGCCAACGGCGCCGTGCTGCTGGCCGTGCGCGCCGAGCGCGGCCTGCACGCGCCCATGGGCTTCCTGCTCTGCATGCTGGCCGCCATCGACCTGGCGCTGGCCTCGGCCACCGTGCCGCGCACCCTCTGCCTCTACTGGCTGGGCAGCCGCGAGATCGGCTTCGGCGCCTGCCTCACGCAGATGTTCCTCATCCACGCGCTCTCGGCCGCCGAGTCCACCGTGCTGCTGGCCATGGCCGCCGACCGCTACGTGGCCATCTGCCACCCGCTGCGCCACGCCGCCGTGCCCAGCGGCCGCGCCACGGCCGCCGTcgggctgctggccctggcccGGGGCGTGCTCTTCTTCCTGCcgctgcccctgctgctcctgccgcTGCCCTTCTGCGGCCGCCGCCTGCTGTCCCACTCCTTCTGCCTGCACCAGGACGTGATGAACCTGGCCTGCGCCGACACCGCGCCCAGCGTGGTGTACGGGCTGGCCGCCATCCTGCTGGTCATGGGGCTGGACGCCGTGCTCATCTGCCTCTCCTACCTGCTCATCCTCAGGGCCGTCCTGCGCCTGGCGGCCTGGAGGGAGCGGCTCAAGGTGTTCAGCACCTGCATCGCCCACATCTGCGTGGTGCTGGCCTTCTACGTGCCCCTGATCGGGCTCTCCGTGGTGCACAGGTTCGGCAAGGACCTGGCCCCGCTGGTCCACATCGTCATGGGCAACATCTACATCCTGGTGCCCGCCGTGCTCAACCCCATCATCTACGGGGTGAGGACCAAGCAGATCCAGAGGAGGATCCTGAGCTTGATCCACGTCACTGACAGAGCTCCCCGGTGA
- the LOC127059914 gene encoding hemoglobin subunit epsilon-like isoform X1, whose amino-acid sequence MVHWSAEEKQLITSVWAKVSVEECGAEALARLLIVYPWTQRFFSDFGNLSSPTAITGNPKVRAHGKKVLTSFGEAIKNLDNLKGTYSKLSELHCDKLHVDPENFRLLGDILIVVLASHLGRDFTPVCQSAWQKLVGVVAHALAHKYH is encoded by the exons ATGGTGCACTGGTCGGCCGAGGAGAAGCAGCTCATCACCAGCGTGTGGGCCAAGGTCAGCGTGGAGGAATGCGGCGCCGAGGCCCTGGCCAG gctgctgatCGTCTACCCCTGGACCCAGAGGTTCTTCTCTGACTTCGGGAACCTGTCCAGCCCCACGGCCATCACCGGCAACCCCAAGGTGCGTGCCCATGGCAAGAAGGTGCTGACCTCCTTCGGGGAGGCCATCAAGAACCTGGACAACCTCAAGGGCACCTACTCCAAGCTGTCCGAGCTGCACTGCGACAAGCTGCACGTGGACCCCGAGAACTTCAGG CTCCTTGGGGACATCCTCATCGTCGTCCTGGCGTCCCACTTGGGCAGGGATTTCACCCCTGTGTGCCAGAGTGCCTGGCAGAAGCTCGTGGGTGTGGTGGCCCACGCTCTGGCCCACAAGTACCACTGA